The sequence aaaacagaaattaaatttttagcgCATTTCTAAAGGGAAACAAAACCACTCTTGCCCGAGTGAGTTTTGGTCGTGGGAATTGTTATTCTGGACGCgcaattttctttctattttctattttcataaacGTTCTCGGTTAGGTTTAGGATTATTATAGTGTGTTATAAACAGTTGCAGTGCATTTATACATTAAACGTCCAAATGttcgtcaaaaaaaattataaatatcttgGAATGGTCaagataaaatgttttttttttgcttctattttttataataaaatgttttctttcaaaagtgttttaaaattacaaaaaaaaattatcatttaactAGATTTTAGACGCGACACTATCCATATCAATATTTCTCTaaatcaagtatttttttatcatgCAATTGGTATTTTGCTATGTTTTTTAGAAGTATTATTTTACGTAAATATACTTTATAgtcatttaaagttattttacaagtaatttttttagtccataaaatttgtttgtttcttccaggcagtttagtttttttttcgatattttcaaaaataatgaaGATTCAAATACTAAAtcaaagtaaattataaatagtcTAGAGAAAACTTTCCTAAAATGGGTACTGCTTTTATACTTTCTTCCAGGGATTAAGGTACTTTTTGAAAACTCTTCAAGGAGCTCAGAAAATTAGTTTATTCCTTCCATGTAGTTGAGTTTTCTTCACCATCCTTTAGTCATTTCgaatttttccaattatttagGTTTTCTGTTATATCTTTTAATAGTAAGttttaagttaagttttaaTTTCTCAGATAGATCACGCTTTACCAAAAACCTAATAAGGCTTTTATgtaaaccaaaacatttttcagatatttacAGTCAAAGCACTTCTCAGTCAATAGCAAGTTTCACGCCTGAACAGTTCTCATACTTCTTCATATTTACCtcttaaaatatatgaaagTCATCTATTATATGTAGAATGCTTCGTTTTCAAGTTCACATAATATGTGATCAACAACTAATAAAATCCAAAGAAGTGACAAGATCCATCATTGATTTTATcttaaacatttatttgatATACACTCGTCTGGTACTTAATATCTCAAAGGCTTGGTATGTCTTCTTCCAGATTGCTGGATGTTCCAAGGAAATGTAACTCCAAAGTTCTATAACTcactttattttttccaggtagttaaatTGCTTCTTCTAAGGTTAAGGTCAATTTTTACCAGGAAGttaaattgtcttttctatagttttttttattccaggcatttaggttttcttttcttatagtttttttatacctatttttaatttttccaagtaGCTGAGTTGTTTTTCCTAATTTCTAAAAGAGGCtaaggcaattttttaaattttccaagcagtttagtcctcttttccattttttaaccCTTTCACTGCGCGGTGCTAAATTGAAGTGGTCGCCCAAAATTATCATTAACATCGTTTTGTAGTGGACTTCTTTTGGGCAGTGGATGGAATGAAATTTGCAAAGTGTCTTTTAGTTAAACGTAATTCCGAGTTTTCATCTAAAACTCCTACCGTACGAGTGGAAACTGGTGTGTGAAATTTCGCGATAATTTGTTTAATCAGCATTAGATGAAAATCTTCAATTGACACATAATGCACGGTATTGCATTTATATAATTGGTAGGCATTTAAAACCGTGCAATCTAATTTTTGTACCATTTCATTGATTTTCGAACGCACTCTACAGAAGAAAGGAGCATATCTGATTTATCGACGGGACCCATGTGTTGATTATAATTAACAATGCAGCTGGGTTTCATGATCCTTCTTCCTGTTTGATGGTCTGTCTTTCCTGTCTCCTCGACGTCAGGTTTATGGCAACTTGACAACATGTTAACTTCCCTTTTATCTTGCCATCTTACTGCAAGCAGGTTTTCAGTAGATCTATAAGTAAACTCACCCTTTTGTAACTTCTCTGTGAATTTGGCATGTTTTTCCTATTATTCGTCACAGTACCACAAGCGGTTGTCTTGCTTTTATACAACGACTCAAACAAATTGGGGCTAGTGTACCAATTATCCACGAATAAGGTGTGACCCTTTTCTAGGTAAGACTCAAGTAAAGTCATTACTATGCTGCCAGATTTTCCAATATCAGCTCCATCAAATTCCTTTACATTTGTCGAGGCACCAGTGTAGACAATAAAATCAAGTATATCACCCGTGTCAGTAtcgcataataaaaaaaaatttactccaAACCGGTGTCTTTTCGATGGCATATATTGTCGAAAAAAAACTCTAGCTCTAAAAAGTAACAAACTTTCGTCAATACAAATATTCTTGAATGGACAAAATGCttctttgaatttattttttagatggTCGACAACTAACCTTACTTTCTGCAAGGAATCTTTTTCTTCAGGTAAGGGACCATTATTATCAGTGAAGTGAAGTAATTTCGTTATTAGTAATAATCTGTCTCTTTTCATAAGTCTGCTAAAAATTGGGGTTTTGATAAATTCATCATTTGACCAATaatagtttaatttgtttttctttacatGTGGCATTAGTAATGCTACAGCAAAGTAAGAGTACATCTCCTTATATTCCACTGGCCGCCACCTCTTGATACGTGAATGTTCAGATTGGTCTTGCAATAATAAATAGTcgtaatatttattagtttcggCCGCTATTTGTTCCACTAACTCttgggtaaaaaaaaattcaaaatattttagagctGGATGTACCTTTGGGTCAAAAGCCTTAGTTGTCCATAAAAAGCTTCTCTCACTTTGAAACGCTGCAGCGTGCACTGGTTGATCACTACTGCTGTCTGAATCTTCACTTGACTCCACTAAGTTTGTTCTATTCGAAAAAAACtcctcaatattattttcttcagcGGGCGTTATAATGATGTCATCGTCTGGCCAATTGTCTTCATTCTAGAAGATAAAAAACCAATGTAGAAACAAGTAGATCGCGTACATCtcataattacaaaatataaattaataaacctttttttctgTACTTACGTCAAGCTCCATCGGCTCATCAATCTCGTCATATTCACTATCACTCCGAGCTAATATCTCTTCCAACTCCCTATCTGTTAAATCGTTTTTAGACATAATTATCTCACTAACTAAAAGCTAGAAAAACCGATGAAAATgccaaataaacaaacaaacgtACTGGTAAATAGCGGAACACTACACTAGATTATTACGCCACAAGACCTGTTACATCATATCCCTATCCTTCGGATACTTTGCGCAAGTCCCGCGTCCCGCGGCGGCAGCATGCGGTCGAGAGAGGCACGAAAACAACGCTTGCAAATATATTCGTCAGGAGCAGTCCAATCCTACTTTTATTAGCGATGCGAGTTTACTCGTCTAGAGCAGTTTTACGGCATAGCGAATAAATTCGTCCAGAGCAGTTAAAGGGTTAAAAGTGGTTAAAATCATTCTTTTCCAGCCAGTTGCATTGTTAAAgcgattttaaactttttgctAAGTAGTCACATTTATTTCTGACTTTCTTTTatacaaaccaaaaataatgacgatttaaatacaaaattataaatattctgacaaaaatgtatctaaagcggaaaaaatatatacttcatatacaaataaaaaccaataaaagttaagtactttaattactttttttaaataaaatacaaacttaATTAAACTATGGTCGATGTAAACTGTCTATggtactaaattattatttttagtgacacattttttattttaatttaatcataaaaaattaatttcgtcTATAGGGttgctttttatattaattaaaagtcaTTCACGAAAGCAATTTAATTTCATCCTTATTCacacagttttaaaattaaattaacaaatgtcatttaattaatttattatttattgattaattctTTACTTTGAATTAATAAGGCtgtaaaaaaatgatcaaaattaaAGACTAAAATAAGTTAGGAAAGTTAATATTCAAATATGATAAAACGGTTTAAAcggtattaattttaattatttatagcgTAATCATTTGTAAATATCTATAGagctattttattcattaataataataaaatgtgtgacaaaagagaaattaataatgaaatataatCAAAATCAAGGACAGGAAAAGCAAATTGTGATATATATGATGTACAGTTCTATGCAAATGAAGCTTAataccattatttattaaaaaaaaacaataaaaaaaaataaaaatatttatttttccataAGATTAGTGATAAATTATGAAAGTGCCTCaaacatatttgaaaattactgccaatttaatttattttattgtcaatCAAGTTGCTTTATAAATGGTCAAAcatgacaaattatatttaaaataacagaaaagttccttaaattaaattaattagttaatagAAGTAACTATTAAAACCAAAGAGAGAATCAGGGGAAGGAAATTGTGATATATCTGATAAGAAAAATTGGGGTTTcgaattaaattatgtttaggATGAGAGAGAAAACAAatgattcattattttattaaaattttattccttcttttttactataatttaaatcatttttaacatttattataccTCACATTCATCGAACAAAAgttattttagtaataattataGGATAATTTAGACCAAAGCTAGTTagattaaaattgtataatattataggacaaaatgtatataattaaatattaatgtatataataCTAATACAGTAGTTTTAGACTGATAGAATTAAGGTACATAGGCAAACTGTATATAGCTTTAGTAATAAGTATAtcaataagaaattaataacgacataattatataattaactCTTAAGCATTTGTACATATCTTTTGTTCATTCTTAATAAGACTTTTGTCAGTAATAAAAAGTAGCCCCttatatctaaataatatataatattttctgtaTATAAATCTTGCTTTGCACAGATAGTTTACTGAGACCTGGTAATATCCAAAAGtcttttaagtaaatattgatACATAGGTACATGTTTGCATTAGTCTGACTCTAgtcaaatgtttaaataattattggaattttaaatttagaaattacttatttaatagttattaaattaaatgggcgttaaaatagtataaatgCAATGCAACTTTTAAACATAAATGGATTTAATGGTATGACCTAGGCTTTGTTTAATGGGAtacgatttttttatatgttttatttactaatctatgagcaaatgaaaaaaacataagttatataacttatacaaaaatatactaACACATAAGCACGTAAAATAggcaaaaaataaatgcaatgcaatttttaaacataaatggATTTAATGGTATGACCTGGGCTTTTTTTAATGGGatacgatttttttatattttatttactaatttatgagcaaatagaaaaatataagttatataacttatacaaaaaaaatactaacacATAAGCacgtaaaaaaatcacatacaGTTGTACTTACTTATAtgcttatatttaaaatttagctttaagtaagtattttagtatttgatgcaaaaaaaatgagcacaaaaataaatttaataaattattttcaaatttattttcttggtgttttaattaagatttaaaaaggGAAGGAAAAGTTCatacattatacagggtggtttaataaaaatgtcaaataatttgatatagtttttgaATACACCGAGTGGTAGTCTACAAGAATCTTCTTCTTCTGATAGGATGAGCGTTCAACGGTTGTTGTCCATCATGTTCACAGCTATTGCTTTATTGACAGCTGCTCGGGAATGTTAGTTGGACTCCAGATTTCCCATGCAAtagcttcaatttttttaatcacgATGTTCTTCTTATTCCTGGACTACGCTTGCTTAGGATTTTCCCTCTTTAATAAGACGCAACATCTCATATTTGCCTGGGTGTCTTATAAAATgaccaaaatatttcaatttgcGTCGTTTGATAGTTTCATGAGATTGGGAACTATGTTGTTACTAATTTTATCTACCCAACTGATTTTTAGTAAACGCCGGTACACCCACATCTCAA comes from Anthonomus grandis grandis chromosome 4, icAntGran1.3, whole genome shotgun sequence and encodes:
- the LOC126735228 gene encoding piggyBac transposable element-derived protein 4-like, coding for MNHRMMFYGSWFMIQGRSTDVLVGEAKTCPQLLVSEIIMSKNDLTDRELEEILARSDSEYDEIDEPMELDNEDNWPDDDIIITPAEENNIEEFFSNRTNLVESSEDSDSSSDQPVHAAAFQSERSFLWTTKAFDPKVHPALKYFEFFFTQELVEQIAAETNKYYDYLLLQDQSEHSRIKRWRPVEYKEMYSYFAVALLMPHVKKNKLNYYWSNDEFIKTPIFSRLMKRDRLLLITKLLHFTDNNGPLPEEKDSLQKVRARVFFRQYMPSKRHRFGVNFFLLCDTDTGDILDFIVYTGASTNVKEFDGADIGKSGSIVMTLLESYLEKGHTLFVDNWYTSPNLFESLYKSKTTACEKLQKGEFTYRSTENLLAVRWQDKREVNMLSSCHKPDVEETGKTDHQTGRRIMKPSCIVNYNQHMGPVDKSDMLLSSVECVRKSMKWYKN